The following DNA comes from Candidatus Nitrosocosmicus arcticus.
CCACCAATCCGTGATTGTTCTAAACGAAGGAAGATTGGTCGTATTTAACTCTTCAATGTTTTTGTTCTTTTATTGTTGTTATTTTCTTCCTTTCCCTTTCCTTGATTTTCATAATAATAACAGACATTCAACATTCAGAGGTCCAATATTTTACAGTTATTGGCTTGATTTGTAACTTAATTAACTTGGATTGGATTTCATCATAAATAGTTTTGATAATAGGAGTATGAACCTGATACTACAACTAGGGATTAAACAGCCTTCTCCAATATAATGAATTTTAGGATATTTTAGCTGTGATAACTATTTAAGAACCTGTTTTGTTGAAATCTTAATAATATCTGTGATGAATAATTATCATGCCCATAGTTAATGTGCAAATGTATAGCGGGAAAAATCAAAGGGAAAAAGACATATTAGCAGTAGCAATTATTGAAGATGTATCTAAAATACTATCTGTAAGTGAAGAAGAAGTTATGATACTATTTACAGAAGCACCTCATGGAAAGTAGGATGCTGCTGGCATGCGTCTCTGATCGCTACTACCCCGATCTGTTCTTTAAAAGAGAATGTGGAATCTATTTATGTATTATCAAAGAATTGAGATTAATATCGCAATCATTTCTTGTAATTAGTAAGATAATAGACATCTGCCAATTCCGTCCTTAAATGGATTAACATCATAATTCCAACTTGAGCATTCCAGATGACTTTGGTTGACTCCACTTATAATTCTAATATTATCAATTGGCGATATGATTAAATAAAATAGATGATAGATTATTTCAA
Coding sequences within:
- a CDS encoding tautomerase family protein codes for the protein MPIVNVQMYSGKNQREKDILAVAIIEDVSKILSVSEEEVMILFTEAPHGK